In the genome of Nocardioides seonyuensis, one region contains:
- a CDS encoding LuxR C-terminal-related transcriptional regulator — protein sequence MSIVGPPGCGKSLLARHATRAHANTAWVDARHLRTLDGVLMGCMAALDAEMAPGDTLVGALSRALDGRDCLVVLDGLDLDATAAGPAITDVLGSTMDARIVVTSLAGAGDPAERVVRIGPLPVPTPRSPLSGPAVDLFLDRVRAAGGHPVDLDTQSVDVRRLLVATGGLPLLIEQMAVQCALVGLGNAVAADTLAQAVNSAYELLDRDQRRLLRRMSLLDVAVGPAVLAAVSGGTVAQTTSLLGTLVRRSLVEVLPDGRFDMLSPIRSHVRTLAAAESDDPSEAPGSDAEHIVRGLLIWAEQVAPQHDNFGAADAAWLTDLPAMRSAVLLACERDETRAEGYSIANRIFSSLYTSMRAREALEVLEAALDSGDGPPAIGAQVARRAGIAASEVRGTYEGLWLLDRADEHAVHAELPDEQLAKTASIRAEMHLDAGDLRAAESEARRAIDLDPHGAVTRQALRTLADSYVSWGRFAEASAVANEAMPGTHPNDERWIALSARTLLARIALEQGRVTEATAATKAVVAEATELAEDRVCLLAETMLRGLDPSWRCRDVNTESLPWAVRLPVLAQDARELFAAGDAKRAAGLAADVVALADSARLGRDAVEARLLLGRALLAQGDHEQAATTFLHALEQAAQMPMPLRAADAIDGLASVTQARAQRDARSLAAVAAAIRAPRLAAAWGYAARFKVEPARTPPDGWLDGADLAPEAPALAAAMFHGATSGAPSPLDALTAAERQVAERVATGLTSRQIGEELFVSPRTVDAHLTHIYRKLGINTRAKLAVLVTSEG from the coding sequence GTGAGCATCGTCGGGCCTCCCGGGTGCGGGAAGTCCCTCCTGGCGCGCCATGCGACCCGCGCCCACGCCAACACCGCATGGGTCGACGCGCGACACCTGCGCACCCTCGACGGAGTCCTGATGGGCTGCATGGCCGCCCTCGATGCCGAGATGGCCCCCGGTGACACCTTGGTCGGCGCGCTGAGCCGCGCTCTCGACGGGCGCGACTGCCTGGTGGTGCTCGACGGCCTCGACCTCGACGCCACAGCAGCAGGGCCGGCGATCACCGACGTGCTCGGCTCGACCATGGACGCCCGGATCGTCGTGACCTCGCTCGCCGGAGCCGGCGATCCCGCGGAGCGCGTGGTGCGGATCGGACCGCTCCCCGTGCCGACCCCGCGCTCCCCGCTGTCAGGGCCTGCCGTCGACCTGTTCCTCGACCGTGTCCGGGCCGCGGGGGGCCACCCCGTCGACCTCGACACCCAGTCCGTGGACGTGCGCAGGCTGCTCGTCGCGACAGGCGGCCTGCCGCTCCTGATCGAGCAGATGGCCGTCCAGTGCGCCCTGGTCGGGCTGGGCAACGCCGTCGCCGCCGACACGCTGGCCCAGGCGGTCAACTCCGCCTACGAGCTCCTCGACCGCGACCAGCGTCGGCTCCTGCGCCGCATGTCGCTGCTCGACGTCGCGGTCGGCCCGGCCGTCCTCGCGGCCGTCTCCGGTGGCACCGTGGCGCAGACGACCAGCCTGCTCGGCACCCTGGTCCGCCGCAGCCTGGTCGAGGTGCTGCCCGACGGTCGCTTCGACATGCTCTCCCCCATCCGCAGCCACGTCCGCACCTTGGCGGCCGCCGAGTCCGACGACCCCTCGGAAGCCCCGGGAAGCGACGCCGAGCACATCGTGCGGGGCCTGCTCATCTGGGCCGAGCAGGTCGCACCGCAGCACGACAATTTCGGCGCTGCCGACGCCGCCTGGCTCACCGACCTTCCCGCGATGCGCTCGGCCGTCCTCCTCGCCTGCGAGCGTGACGAGACGCGGGCCGAGGGCTACTCCATTGCCAACCGCATCTTCTCCTCGCTCTACACCTCCATGCGCGCCCGAGAGGCGCTGGAGGTGCTCGAGGCGGCCCTCGACAGCGGCGACGGGCCTCCTGCGATCGGCGCCCAGGTGGCACGCCGGGCCGGCATCGCGGCCTCTGAGGTCCGCGGCACCTATGAAGGACTCTGGCTGCTCGACCGGGCCGACGAGCACGCCGTCCACGCCGAGCTGCCGGACGAGCAGCTCGCCAAGACCGCGTCCATCCGCGCCGAGATGCACCTGGACGCCGGAGATCTTCGCGCCGCCGAGAGCGAGGCGCGTCGTGCGATCGACCTCGACCCCCACGGCGCCGTGACGCGCCAGGCGCTGCGCACCCTCGCCGACAGCTACGTCTCCTGGGGACGCTTCGCCGAGGCCTCGGCAGTGGCGAACGAGGCCATGCCCGGCACCCACCCCAACGACGAGCGCTGGATCGCCCTGTCTGCGCGCACCCTGCTCGCCCGGATCGCCCTCGAGCAGGGCCGGGTCACCGAGGCGACGGCCGCGACGAAGGCCGTGGTCGCCGAGGCGACCGAGCTCGCCGAGGACCGTGTCTGCCTCTTGGCGGAGACGATGCTGCGTGGGCTGGATCCGAGCTGGCGATGCCGCGACGTCAACACGGAGTCCCTGCCGTGGGCCGTGCGACTGCCCGTGCTGGCACAGGACGCCCGCGAGCTCTTCGCTGCCGGGGACGCCAAGCGGGCCGCAGGCCTGGCCGCCGACGTCGTGGCCCTGGCCGACTCCGCGCGCCTGGGACGCGACGCGGTCGAGGCGCGACTCCTGCTGGGGCGTGCGCTGCTCGCGCAGGGTGATCACGAGCAGGCGGCCACCACGTTCCTCCATGCCCTCGAGCAGGCAGCGCAGATGCCGATGCCCCTGCGCGCGGCCGATGCGATCGACGGCCTCGCGTCCGTCACCCAGGCCCGCGCCCAGCGCGACGCCAGGAGTCTGGCCGCCGTGGCTGCAGCCATCCGCGCGCCGCGACTCGCGGCTGCCTGGGGATACGCGGCGCGCTTCAAGGTGGAGCCCGCTCGCACTCCCCCGGATGGTTGGCTCGACGGCGCCGACCTCGCTCCGGAGGCACCCGCTCTTGCCGCGGCGATGTTCCATGGCGCGACCTCCGGTGCGCCCTCCCCGCTGGATGCGCTGACCGCGGCCGAGCGCCAGGTTGCCGAACGAGTCGCCACCGGCCTCACCAGCCGTCAGATCGGGGAAGAGCTGTTCGTCTCACCCCGCACCGTGGACGCGCACCTGACCCACATCTACCGCAAGCTCGGCATCAACACCCGCGCCAAGCTCGCGGTCCTGGTCACCTCAGAGGGGTGA
- a CDS encoding CGNR zinc finger domain-containing protein — MVFTHDTDAALLAAVSLVNSGDEPGEPLGSVADLTAFLEEWAYTGRIDASDSELDEVRRLRPRLRELLTAERDEAVALVNAMLAEARAVPRLMRHDSWDWHLHAIDQDRPLADRILVETAMAMVDVVRLDEMSRLGTCAADDCDDVVLDLSRNRSRRFCSTTCGNREAVAAYRARQRG, encoded by the coding sequence ATGGTTTTCACCCATGACACCGATGCGGCGCTGCTGGCTGCGGTCAGCCTCGTCAACTCCGGTGACGAGCCCGGCGAGCCGCTGGGCTCGGTGGCCGACCTGACCGCGTTCCTCGAGGAATGGGCCTACACCGGGCGCATCGACGCCTCCGACTCCGAGCTCGACGAGGTTCGTCGTCTCCGCCCTCGTCTCCGGGAGCTCCTCACCGCTGAGCGCGACGAGGCCGTGGCCCTGGTCAACGCCATGCTCGCCGAGGCCAGGGCCGTCCCGAGGCTCATGCGCCACGACTCGTGGGACTGGCACCTCCACGCCATCGACCAGGACCGCCCCTTGGCCGACCGGATCCTGGTGGAGACGGCGATGGCCATGGTCGACGTCGTCCGTCTCGACGAGATGAGCCGACTGGGCACCTGCGCCGCCGACGACTGCGACGACGTCGTGCTCGACCTCTCCCGCAACCGTTCTCGACGGTTCTGCTCCACCACCTGTGGCAACCGCGAAGCGGTGGCGGCCTACCGCGCTCGCCAGCGCGGCTGA
- a CDS encoding acetyl-CoA C-acetyltransferase gives MSGSAHTGSVIVAGARTPIGRLLGGLKGLSAAELGGIAIQGALEKAGVDGDQVDYVVMGHVIQAGAGQITARQAAVKGGIPMNVPSLTINKVCLSGINAIALADQLIRAGEHDIVVAGGMESMTQAPHLLPKSREGFKYGDTALVDSMAYDALYDQFTDQAMINLTEACNSAGASLTREEQDSFAAQSHQRAALAQKNGLFDEEIVPVTIKSRRGDVVVSEDEGVRADTTVESLAGLRPVSKDGSITAGSASQISDGACAVVVMSKAKAEELGLTWLAEIGASGQVAGPDSTLQLQPANAVAKAAEKEGIAVSDIDLFELNEAFAAVGIESARQLGVSEDKVNVNGGAIALGHPVGMSGARIVLTLALELKRRGGGTGAAALCGGGGQGDALIIRVPQA, from the coding sequence ATGTCCGGATCAGCCCACACCGGGTCAGTCATCGTTGCGGGGGCGCGCACGCCCATCGGCCGTCTGCTCGGTGGCCTGAAGGGACTCTCCGCCGCAGAGCTGGGCGGGATCGCCATCCAAGGTGCGCTCGAGAAGGCAGGCGTCGACGGCGACCAGGTCGACTACGTCGTCATGGGGCATGTCATCCAGGCCGGCGCCGGCCAGATCACTGCGCGCCAGGCCGCGGTCAAGGGCGGCATCCCGATGAACGTCCCCTCGCTCACGATCAACAAGGTGTGTCTCTCCGGCATCAACGCCATCGCGCTGGCCGACCAGCTCATCCGCGCCGGTGAGCACGACATCGTCGTGGCCGGCGGCATGGAGTCGATGACCCAGGCCCCGCACCTGCTGCCCAAGAGCCGCGAGGGCTTCAAGTACGGCGACACCGCGCTCGTCGACTCGATGGCCTACGACGCCCTCTACGACCAGTTCACCGACCAGGCCATGATCAACCTCACCGAGGCCTGCAACTCTGCCGGTGCCAGCCTCACGCGCGAGGAGCAGGACTCCTTCGCCGCGCAGTCCCACCAGCGCGCAGCCCTCGCCCAGAAGAACGGGCTCTTCGACGAGGAGATCGTGCCGGTGACCATCAAGTCGCGCCGCGGCGACGTCGTCGTCAGCGAGGACGAGGGCGTCCGCGCCGACACGACCGTCGAGTCCCTGGCCGGGCTGCGACCGGTCTCCAAGGACGGCAGCATCACCGCCGGCTCCGCCTCGCAGATCTCCGACGGTGCCTGCGCGGTCGTCGTGATGAGCAAGGCCAAGGCCGAGGAGCTCGGTCTCACCTGGCTCGCAGAGATCGGCGCCTCCGGGCAGGTCGCCGGTCCCGACTCCACCCTGCAGCTCCAGCCCGCCAACGCGGTCGCCAAGGCCGCCGAGAAGGAGGGCATCGCCGTCTCCGACATCGACCTCTTCGAGCTCAACGAGGCCTTTGCGGCGGTCGGCATCGAGTCGGCTCGCCAGCTCGGCGTCTCCGAGGACAAGGTCAACGTCAACGGCGGAGCGATCGCCCTGGGCCACCCGGTCGGGATGTCGGGCGCGCGCATCGTCCTCACCCTCGCGCTCGAGCTCAAGCGCCGCGGCGGTGGCACCGGTGCCGCCGCCCTGTGCGGCGGTGGCGGTCAGGGCGACGCGCTGATCATCCGGGTCCCGCAGGCGTGA
- the ccrA gene encoding crotonyl-CoA carboxylase/reductase, whose protein sequence is MQNILEAIQSGNASSDDFANLELPDHYRAAHVRKDEVEMFEGQTTKEKDPRKSLHVDDVALPELGPGEAFVAVMASAINYNTVWTSIFEPVSTFGFLERYGRESDLGARHDLPYHVVGSDLSGVVLKVGPGVNKWKPGDRVVAHCLSVELEAPDGHNDTMMDPSQRIWGFETNFGGLADVAMVKANQLMPKPEHLTWEEAASPGLVNCTAYRQLVSTNGGNMKQGDNVLIWGASGGLGGFATQYALNGGANPICVVSNEEKAQIVRSMGADKVINRSEMDFKFWNDEGTKQDPKEWLRLGKAIRELTGGEDIDIVFEHPGRETFGASVFVTRKGGTITTCASTSGYMHEYDNRYLWMNLKRIISSHFANYRESWEANRLVAQGKIHPTLSRTYTLDEVGQATLDVHKNAHQGKVGVLCLSPEEGLGVLDEEMRSQHIDAINRFRGV, encoded by the coding sequence GTGCAGAACATCCTCGAAGCCATCCAGTCCGGCAACGCAAGCTCGGACGACTTCGCCAACCTGGAGCTCCCCGACCACTACCGCGCCGCTCACGTCCGCAAGGACGAGGTCGAGATGTTCGAGGGGCAGACCACCAAGGAGAAGGACCCGCGCAAGTCGCTGCACGTCGATGACGTGGCCCTCCCCGAGCTCGGTCCCGGAGAGGCCTTCGTGGCCGTCATGGCCTCCGCGATCAACTACAACACGGTGTGGACCTCGATCTTCGAGCCGGTCTCGACGTTCGGCTTCCTCGAGCGCTACGGCCGCGAGTCCGACCTGGGCGCCCGGCACGACCTGCCCTACCACGTCGTCGGGTCCGACCTCTCCGGCGTCGTGCTGAAGGTGGGCCCCGGGGTCAACAAGTGGAAGCCGGGCGACCGGGTCGTGGCCCACTGCCTCTCGGTCGAGCTCGAGGCACCCGACGGCCACAACGACACGATGATGGACCCCTCGCAGCGCATCTGGGGCTTCGAGACCAACTTCGGCGGCCTCGCCGACGTCGCGATGGTCAAGGCCAACCAGCTGATGCCCAAGCCCGAGCACCTCACCTGGGAGGAGGCTGCCTCCCCCGGCCTGGTGAACTGCACGGCCTACCGCCAGCTGGTCTCGACCAACGGCGGCAACATGAAGCAGGGCGACAACGTCCTGATCTGGGGCGCGTCCGGCGGCCTCGGCGGGTTCGCGACGCAGTACGCCCTCAACGGCGGGGCCAACCCGATTTGCGTGGTCTCCAACGAGGAGAAGGCCCAGATCGTGCGCAGCATGGGCGCCGACAAGGTCATCAACCGTTCCGAGATGGACTTCAAGTTCTGGAACGACGAGGGCACCAAGCAGGACCCCAAGGAGTGGCTGCGCCTGGGCAAGGCCATCCGCGAGCTCACCGGCGGCGAGGACATCGACATCGTGTTCGAGCACCCCGGTCGGGAGACCTTCGGCGCCTCGGTCTTCGTCACGCGCAAGGGCGGCACCATCACCACTTGCGCCTCCACGTCGGGCTACATGCACGAGTACGACAACCGCTACCTGTGGATGAACCTCAAGCGGATCATCTCCAGCCACTTCGCCAACTACCGCGAGTCGTGGGAGGCCAACCGCCTCGTCGCCCAGGGCAAGATCCACCCGACGCTGTCGAGGACCTACACCCTCGACGAGGTCGGCCAAGCCACGCTCGACGTGCACAAGAACGCCCACCAGGGCAAGGTCGGCGTGCTGTGCCTCTCGCCCGAGGAGGGCCTCGGCGTGCTCGACGAGGAGATGCGCAGCCAGCACATCGACGCGATCAACCGCTTCCGGGGCGTCTGA
- a CDS encoding EamA family transporter, with translation MTHDTARGARTGQGLALALVSATAFGMSGTLARGLLDSGWTAGAAVSVRIGLAAVVLLVPGLLAVRGRWHLLRDNVATVVAYGVAAVAGAQLCYFYAVTHLQVSVALLIEYTAPVAVVVWLWLRHGHRPNRLTLAGAALSMLGLALVLDLVSGAELEVVGVLWALGAMVGAATYFVISADEDSGLPGISLAAGGLVVGGVVLGAAGLLGVLPMDASTNDAVYDGRHVPWWLPVLALGLVTAAVAYVTGIAASRRLGPRLASFVALTEVLMAVVFAWLILDELPRGVQLAGGLLVLAGVVLVKLGEGGDAHLTVEPLPDPLELNVSGRPGA, from the coding sequence ATGACCCATGACACGGCGCGCGGCGCGCGCACGGGACAGGGACTGGCCCTCGCGTTGGTCTCCGCCACCGCCTTCGGCATGTCAGGCACCCTGGCCAGGGGACTGCTCGACTCCGGGTGGACGGCCGGCGCGGCCGTGTCGGTGCGCATCGGGCTGGCGGCCGTCGTGCTGCTGGTCCCCGGTCTCCTCGCCGTGCGGGGCCGCTGGCACCTGCTGCGGGACAACGTCGCCACCGTCGTCGCCTACGGCGTGGCCGCCGTCGCTGGCGCGCAGCTCTGCTACTTCTACGCCGTCACCCACCTCCAGGTCAGCGTCGCGCTGCTGATCGAGTACACCGCCCCGGTCGCGGTCGTCGTGTGGCTGTGGCTGCGCCACGGACACCGACCGAACCGGCTCACCCTCGCCGGCGCTGCGCTCTCGATGCTGGGCCTCGCCCTCGTGCTCGACCTCGTGTCAGGTGCCGAGCTCGAGGTCGTCGGCGTGCTGTGGGCGCTCGGCGCGATGGTCGGAGCGGCCACCTACTTCGTGATCAGCGCCGACGAGGACAGCGGCCTGCCCGGGATCTCCCTGGCCGCCGGCGGCCTGGTCGTCGGTGGAGTGGTGCTGGGCGCCGCTGGCCTCCTGGGCGTGCTGCCGATGGACGCGAGCACGAACGACGCCGTCTACGACGGCAGGCACGTCCCGTGGTGGCTCCCCGTCCTCGCGTTGGGCCTGGTGACGGCAGCGGTCGCCTACGTCACAGGCATCGCGGCCAGCCGGCGCCTCGGGCCCCGGCTCGCGTCGTTCGTCGCGCTGACCGAGGTGCTGATGGCGGTCGTCTTCGCGTGGCTGATCCTCGACGAGCTGCCCCGCGGCGTGCAGCTGGCCGGCGGCCTTCTCGTGCTGGCAGGGGTCGTCCTCGTCAAGCTGGGTGAGGGCGGGGATGCCCACCTGACCGTGGAGCCCTTGCCGGACCCGCTCGAGCTGAACGTCAGCGGGCGTCCTGGCGCTTGA
- a CDS encoding HNH endonuclease — MLHALSVGAWRSAVSVALESPSGLDDAARVDAIRALEEAACVISAAQAALARELDASQRAAQAEAGVPAARRGLGVAKQVGLARRVSHDRGARHLGLARIVASELPCTWAAWRAGRIGEWKATVIARETACLSLEHRLEVDRLIAGDPVRVEGMGDRELAGLCAAHAARLDASSVTARRRRAESERRVTCRPAPDTMTHVSALLPVKDGVAVHAVLTRAAVRARAAGDERTQGQVMADTLVAAVLAHEQRHQTTQAPAPGEPRAASSTRVNLNVVMSDAALFGTSEDPAHLVGFGPIPAELAREIIAGACAQGEELWLRRLYAHPHTGELASMDTRGRFFRGNLARFIRLRDQTCRTPWCDAPIRHVDHAHPDSTGGPTSDANGQGLCEACNHAKEAPGWRARPGPEGTITTTTPTGHRHTSRPPPVATIRRTDLPPLRVDYILAG, encoded by the coding sequence GTGCTGCATGCGTTGAGCGTGGGGGCTTGGCGGTCGGCGGTGTCGGTGGCGCTGGAGTCGCCGAGCGGCCTGGATGACGCAGCGCGGGTGGACGCGATCCGCGCGCTGGAGGAAGCGGCGTGCGTCATCAGCGCGGCGCAGGCGGCGTTGGCGCGTGAGCTGGACGCCTCCCAACGTGCCGCGCAGGCCGAGGCAGGGGTTCCGGCGGCCCGGCGTGGTCTGGGGGTGGCCAAGCAGGTAGGGCTGGCGCGACGGGTCTCCCACGACCGCGGCGCCCGGCACCTGGGGTTGGCCAGGATCGTGGCCAGTGAGCTGCCGTGCACGTGGGCGGCCTGGCGGGCGGGCCGGATCGGTGAGTGGAAGGCCACGGTCATCGCCCGGGAGACCGCGTGCCTGAGCCTCGAGCACCGGCTCGAGGTCGATCGGCTCATCGCCGGTGACCCAGTCCGGGTCGAGGGCATGGGCGATCGTGAGCTGGCCGGGCTGTGTGCCGCGCACGCGGCACGGCTGGACGCGTCGTCAGTGACCGCGAGGCGGCGTCGCGCCGAGTCCGAGCGGCGGGTGACCTGCCGTCCCGCGCCCGACACCATGACCCACGTGAGCGCGCTCCTGCCGGTCAAGGACGGCGTCGCCGTCCACGCCGTCCTGACCCGCGCAGCCGTGCGCGCCCGTGCCGCGGGCGACGAGCGCACCCAGGGCCAGGTGATGGCAGACACCCTCGTCGCAGCGGTGCTGGCCCACGAGCAGCGCCATCAGACGACACAAGCACCGGCGCCCGGCGAGCCCCGCGCGGCCAGCTCGACCCGGGTCAACCTCAACGTGGTCATGAGCGACGCCGCGCTGTTCGGGACCAGCGAGGACCCCGCCCATCTGGTCGGCTTCGGCCCAATTCCCGCTGAGCTGGCCCGCGAGATCATCGCCGGCGCCTGTGCCCAGGGCGAGGAGCTCTGGCTGCGCCGCCTCTACGCCCACCCGCACACCGGTGAGCTGGCGAGCATGGACACCCGAGGCAGGTTCTTCCGCGGCAATCTGGCCAGGTTCATCCGGCTGCGCGACCAGACCTGTCGTACGCCGTGGTGCGACGCCCCCATCAGACACGTCGACCACGCCCACCCCGACTCGACCGGTGGTCCAACCAGCGACGCCAACGGCCAAGGACTGTGCGAGGCCTGCAACCACGCCAAGGAGGCACCGGGTTGGCGGGCCAGACCGGGGCCGGAGGGGACCATCACGACCACCACGCCCACCGGCCACAGACACACCAGCCGCCCACCCCCTGTCGCGACGATCAGACGGACCGACCTGCCGCCCCTACGGGTGGACTACATCCTCGCCGGCTGA
- a CDS encoding AI-2E family transporter gives MTRLRQPRLATKTSEKTPAEAVEEHAGVAQEAAEAADEAADRADEAAAEARDAADSSAEIAHQIDDATALVVDDDPPYADVTPDTTRVSSGSPLLRHSPFNIGFFGALGALVALFLTEQIFSISSILILLVMAMFLAIGLNPVVEAFMKRGVRRGLAVLGVLAVVLGVLAMFVGAVAPVIGDQIALITSNAPGWLDDLEQNKRIQELDTKYDVLDKVRDYVQDGDFGQRVFGGALGVGLAVLSTVANTLIVLVLMIYFLVSLPSIKHAAYSLAPASRRPRVSELGDKIIRSTGAYVAGAFLVAIFAGISTLVFSFVVGLGDYAFALAFIVGLLSLIPVVGAFVSGAIMTLLALTVSPTVALVALAYYLAYQQIESYFIYPRIMQRSVDIPGSMTVVAALVGGAMMGIVGALLAVPVAAALLLLHREVFLKRQDAR, from the coding sequence TTGACGCGGCTCCGTCAGCCGCGCCTGGCCACCAAGACCTCCGAGAAGACCCCCGCCGAGGCGGTCGAGGAGCACGCCGGGGTTGCCCAGGAGGCGGCGGAGGCCGCTGACGAGGCCGCCGATCGCGCCGACGAGGCCGCCGCCGAGGCCCGCGACGCCGCCGACTCCTCCGCGGAGATCGCCCACCAGATCGACGATGCCACCGCCCTGGTGGTCGACGACGATCCTCCCTACGCCGACGTCACGCCCGACACGACGCGTGTCTCCTCCGGGTCGCCGCTGCTTCGCCACTCCCCCTTCAACATCGGTTTCTTCGGCGCCCTGGGCGCTCTCGTGGCGCTGTTCCTGACCGAGCAGATCTTCAGCATCTCCTCGATCCTGATCCTGCTCGTCATGGCGATGTTCCTCGCCATCGGCCTCAACCCGGTGGTCGAGGCGTTCATGAAGCGGGGCGTTCGGCGTGGGCTCGCCGTCCTCGGCGTCCTGGCCGTCGTGCTCGGGGTGCTCGCCATGTTCGTCGGGGCCGTGGCACCGGTCATCGGCGACCAGATCGCGTTGATCACCAGCAACGCCCCCGGGTGGCTCGACGACCTCGAGCAGAACAAGCGCATCCAGGAGCTCGACACCAAGTACGACGTCCTCGACAAGGTCCGTGACTACGTCCAGGACGGCGACTTCGGCCAGCGGGTGTTCGGTGGCGCACTGGGTGTGGGGCTGGCAGTGCTCTCGACGGTCGCCAACACGCTGATCGTCCTCGTCCTGATGATCTACTTCCTCGTCTCGCTGCCCAGCATCAAGCACGCCGCCTACTCCCTCGCGCCCGCCTCCCGTCGTCCGCGCGTCAGCGAGCTGGGCGACAAGATCATCCGCTCCACCGGGGCCTACGTCGCGGGGGCGTTCCTGGTCGCGATCTTCGCCGGGATCAGCACCCTGGTCTTCAGCTTCGTCGTCGGACTCGGCGACTACGCCTTCGCGCTGGCCTTCATCGTCGGGCTGCTGTCGCTGATCCCGGTCGTGGGCGCCTTCGTCTCGGGGGCCATCATGACGTTGCTGGCGCTCACCGTGTCACCCACTGTCGCTCTCGTGGCGCTGGCCTACTACCTGGCCTACCAGCAGATCGAGTCCTACTTCATCTACCCCCGCATCATGCAGCGCTCCGTCGACATCCCCGGTTCGATGACGGTCGTGGCGGCGTTGGTGGGTGGCGCCATGATGGGCATCGTCGGAGCCCTGCTGGCCGTCCCGGTGGCGGCGGCGCTGCTGCTGCTTCACCGCGAGGTGTTCCTCAAGCGCCAGGACGCCCGCTGA
- the mce gene encoding methylmalonyl-CoA epimerase, whose protein sequence is MTTPELDSVKHLFTAIDHVGIAVSDLDEAMRFYREVYGMEVLHEETNEEQGVREAMVGVGDSGSCIQLLAPLSPESTIAKFLDRSGPGIQQLAFRVEDVEAVAATLRERGVRLLYDTPKRGTSESRVNFIHPKDAGGVLVELVEPADGSH, encoded by the coding sequence ATGACGACCCCAGAACTCGACTCCGTCAAGCACCTCTTCACCGCGATCGACCACGTGGGCATCGCCGTGTCCGACCTCGACGAGGCCATGCGGTTCTACCGCGAGGTCTACGGCATGGAGGTGCTCCACGAGGAGACCAACGAGGAGCAGGGCGTGCGCGAGGCCATGGTGGGGGTGGGCGACTCCGGCTCCTGCATCCAGCTGCTCGCACCCCTGTCCCCCGAGTCGACGATCGCCAAGTTCCTCGACCGCTCCGGACCCGGGATCCAGCAGCTCGCCTTCCGGGTCGAGGACGTCGAGGCGGTGGCCGCGACCCTGCGCGAGCGCGGCGTCCGCCTGCTCTACGACACGCCCAAGCGCGGCACGTCCGAGAGCCGTGTCAACTTCATCCACCCCAAGGACGCCGGTGGCGTGCTGGTCGAGCTGGTCGAGCCGGCCGACGGCTCGCACTAG
- a CDS encoding alpha/beta fold hydrolase, with protein sequence MASTSEPLHTTELGDAGARVVFCHGLFGQGKNWTQIGKALAQDHRVTLVDMPDHGRSPWSAEFDFVDAADQVAGLLSADDPVVLVGHSLGGKVAMIVALRHPELVERLCVVDVSPVAYAHSEEFRNYMDAMLEVAGAPAGSRSEVDEALRPAVPNATVRAFLMQNLHRDGDRWAWRPNLELLRRDLAELSDWPAEEVAGLPSYDGAVLWVAGARSHYVTDEYTPAMEALFPRVRRVTIKDAGHWVHSEQPEVFIEVLRRFAD encoded by the coding sequence GTGGCGTCCACCTCAGAGCCACTGCACACCACCGAGCTCGGCGACGCCGGCGCTCGCGTGGTCTTCTGCCACGGCCTGTTCGGGCAGGGCAAGAACTGGACCCAGATCGGCAAGGCCCTCGCGCAGGACCACCGGGTGACCCTCGTCGACATGCCGGACCACGGCCGCTCGCCGTGGTCGGCGGAGTTCGACTTCGTCGACGCTGCCGACCAGGTCGCCGGCCTCCTCTCGGCCGACGACCCGGTGGTGCTGGTGGGGCACTCCCTCGGAGGCAAGGTCGCGATGATCGTGGCGCTGCGCCACCCCGAGCTCGTGGAGCGGTTGTGCGTGGTCGACGTGTCCCCGGTCGCCTACGCCCACAGCGAGGAGTTCCGGAACTACATGGACGCCATGCTCGAGGTGGCAGGCGCCCCGGCGGGGAGCCGCAGCGAGGTCGACGAGGCGCTCCGCCCTGCGGTGCCCAACGCCACCGTGCGCGCGTTCCTGATGCAGAACCTCCACCGTGACGGCGACCGCTGGGCGTGGCGACCCAATCTCGAGCTGCTGAGGCGTGACCTCGCCGAGCTGAGCGACTGGCCGGCAGAGGAGGTCGCCGGGCTGCCGTCGTACGACGGTGCGGTGCTGTGGGTCGCGGGCGCGAGGTCGCACTACGTCACCGACGAGTACACCCCGGCCATGGAGGCGCTCTTCCCGCGCGTGCGCAGGGTGACCATCAAGGACGCGGGGCACTGGGTGCACAGCGAGCAGCCCGAGGTCTTCATCGAGGTGCTGCGGCGCTTCGCCGACTGA